A single region of the Pseudomonas sp. B21-023 genome encodes:
- a CDS encoding GntR family transcriptional regulator, which produces MLDASQAVALPQDETETLSEHVFRRIQAAIVKGEIAPGSKISEPELARTYGISRGPLREAIHRLEGQRLLVRVPHVGARVVSLSHAELIELYEIRESLEGMACRLAAERMSQAAIDELRHVLDTHERDAAFQAGQGYYQQEGDYDFHYRIIQGSGNQTLYKMLCGELYQLVRMYRIQFSSMPNRPRQAFAEHHRILDAIEARDGELAELLMRRHIGASKRNIERHYQGADNNSPRGES; this is translated from the coding sequence ATGCTGGATGCATCCCAGGCCGTGGCACTGCCGCAGGACGAGACCGAGACCCTCTCGGAGCATGTCTTCCGGCGTATCCAGGCCGCCATCGTCAAGGGCGAGATCGCCCCCGGCAGCAAGATTTCCGAGCCTGAGCTTGCGCGTACCTACGGCATCAGCCGTGGCCCGCTGCGCGAAGCCATTCACCGCCTCGAAGGCCAACGCCTGCTGGTGCGCGTGCCCCATGTCGGCGCTCGAGTGGTGTCGCTAAGCCACGCCGAGCTGATCGAGCTGTACGAAATCCGCGAATCGCTCGAAGGCATGGCCTGCCGCCTGGCCGCCGAGCGCATGAGCCAGGCCGCCATCGACGAGCTGCGCCATGTGCTCGATACCCATGAGCGCGATGCCGCGTTCCAGGCCGGGCAGGGCTATTACCAGCAGGAAGGCGACTACGACTTCCACTACCGGATCATCCAGGGCAGCGGCAACCAGACCTTGTACAAGATGCTCTGCGGCGAGCTGTACCAGCTGGTGCGCATGTACCGCATCCAGTTCTCCTCCATGCCCAACCGCCCGCGCCAGGCCTTCGCCGAGCACCACCGTATCCTCGATGCGATCGAAGCCCGCGACGGTGAACTTGCAGAACTCCTGATGCGCCGCCACATCGGCGCGTCCAAACGCAATATCGAGCGCCACTACCAGGGTGCCGACAACAATAGCCCACGAGGTGAGTCATGA
- a CDS encoding ATP-dependent zinc protease, giving the protein MRLKPASLLLCLTLLPALAPAAEKTVYGLNEYARLGDLDLEVAAKLDTGAKTASLSARDIKRFKRNGESWVRFYLAIDAAHKHPIERPLARVSKIKRRAGDYDADSGKAYTARPVIELDICMGQTRRTIEVNLTDRSAFQFPLLIGSEALKHFGALVDPSLKYAAGKPACATEATKAE; this is encoded by the coding sequence ATGAGACTCAAACCCGCTTCATTGCTGCTCTGCCTGACCCTGCTGCCGGCACTCGCGCCCGCGGCCGAAAAGACCGTGTACGGTCTCAATGAATACGCCCGCCTGGGCGACCTTGACCTGGAAGTGGCAGCCAAGCTCGACACCGGCGCCAAGACCGCCTCGCTCAGCGCCCGCGACATCAAGCGCTTCAAGCGCAACGGCGAGAGCTGGGTGCGCTTCTACCTGGCCATCGACGCCGCGCACAAGCACCCCATCGAACGCCCTCTGGCCCGCGTCAGCAAGATCAAGCGCCGCGCCGGGGACTATGACGCCGATTCGGGCAAGGCCTACACTGCCCGCCCGGTCATCGAACTCGACATCTGCATGGGCCAGACGCGACGCACCATCGAGGTCAACCTCACCGACCGCAGCGCCTTCCAGTTCCCGCTGCTGATCGGCTCCGAGGCCCTCAAGCACTTCGGTGCGCTGGTCGACCCAAGCCTTAAATACGCGGCCGGCAAACCTGCCTGTGCCACCGAAGCTACCAAAGCAGAGTAA
- a CDS encoding alpha-L-glutamate ligase-like protein produces MFGLIKTWKALEARGIMGINRRNADYVLKYNKRHLYPIVDDKIITKERALAAGIHVPEMYGIIETEKQIEKLDEIIGGRSDFVIKPAQGAGGDGILVIADRFEDRYRTVSGKIISHEEIEHQISSILTGLYSLGGHRDRALIEYRVTPDQIFKSISYEGVPDIRIIVLMGYPVMAMLRLPTRQSGGKANLHQGAIGVGVDLATGLTLRGTWLNKIISKHPDTTNAVDGVQLPNWDGFMKLAASCYELCGLGYIGVDMVLDQDKGPLILELNARPGLNIQIANDCGLTQRTHAIEAHLEMLAKEGRSEDAEQRVKVSQGLFGHVHPG; encoded by the coding sequence ATGTTCGGCCTGATCAAGACGTGGAAAGCCCTGGAGGCCCGGGGCATCATGGGTATCAATCGGCGCAACGCGGACTACGTGTTGAAGTACAACAAGCGCCACCTGTACCCGATCGTCGACGACAAGATCATCACCAAGGAGCGCGCCTTGGCGGCCGGGATCCATGTGCCGGAGATGTACGGCATCATCGAGACCGAGAAGCAGATCGAGAAGCTCGACGAGATCATCGGCGGGCGCAGCGACTTCGTCATCAAGCCGGCCCAGGGCGCCGGTGGTGACGGCATCCTGGTGATCGCCGACCGCTTCGAGGACCGCTACCGCACGGTCTCGGGCAAGATCATCAGCCATGAGGAGATCGAGCACCAGATCTCCAGCATCCTTACCGGCCTGTATTCGCTGGGCGGGCACCGCGACCGGGCGCTGATCGAGTACCGGGTCACTCCGGACCAGATCTTCAAGAGCATCAGCTACGAGGGGGTGCCCGACATCCGCATCATCGTGCTGATGGGCTATCCGGTGATGGCCATGCTGCGTCTGCCGACCCGCCAGTCCGGCGGCAAGGCCAACCTGCACCAGGGCGCCATCGGCGTCGGTGTGGACCTGGCCACCGGCCTGACACTGCGCGGCACCTGGCTGAACAAGATCATCAGCAAGCACCCCGACACCACCAACGCAGTGGACGGCGTGCAACTGCCGAACTGGGACGGTTTCATGAAGCTTGCGGCCAGCTGCTACGAGCTGTGCGGCCTGGGCTATATCGGCGTGGACATGGTGCTGGACCAGGACAAGGGCCCGCTGATCCTCGAACTCAACGCCCGCCCCGGCCTGAACATCCAGATCGCCAACGACTGCGGACTCACGCAACGCACCCACGCCATCGAGGCGCACCTGGAGATGCTGGCCAAGGAAGGTCGCAGCGAGGATGCCGAGCAGCGCGTGAAGGTCTCGCAAGGCCTGTTCGGACACGTTCATCCAGGCTGA
- the prpC gene encoding 2-methylcitrate synthase has protein sequence MAEAKVLSGAGLRGQVAGQTALSTVGQAGAGLTYRGYDVRDLAAGAEFEEVAYLLLYGELPSKAELADYKHKLKGLRDLPQALKEVLERIPRDAHPMDVMRTGCSVLGTLEPELTFDAQRDKTDRLLALFPAVMCYWYRYTHHGVRIDCSSDEDTLGGHFLHLLHGKKPSELHVKVMNVSLILYAEHEFNASTFTARVCASTLSDLYSCVTAAIGSLRGPLHGGANEAAMELIERFQSPQEATVELLRMLERKDKIMGFGHAIYKESDPRNEVIKGWAKQLADEVGDKVLYPVSEAIDKTMWEQKRLFPNADFYHASAYHFMGIPTKLFTPIFVCSRLTGWAAHVFEQRANNRIIRPSAEYVGVEQRQFVPIEQR, from the coding sequence ATGGCCGAAGCAAAAGTACTCAGTGGCGCGGGCCTGCGTGGCCAGGTGGCCGGCCAGACCGCGCTGTCGACCGTCGGCCAGGCCGGTGCCGGCCTGACCTACCGCGGCTATGACGTGCGCGACCTGGCCGCAGGCGCCGAGTTCGAGGAAGTGGCCTACCTGCTGCTCTACGGCGAGCTGCCGAGCAAGGCCGAGCTGGCCGATTACAAGCACAAGCTCAAGGGCCTGCGCGACCTGCCGCAAGCCTTGAAGGAAGTGCTCGAGCGCATTCCGCGCGATGCCCACCCGATGGACGTGATGCGCACCGGCTGCTCGGTGCTCGGCACTCTGGAGCCGGAGCTGACCTTCGACGCCCAGCGCGACAAGACCGACCGCCTGCTGGCGTTGTTCCCGGCGGTGATGTGCTACTGGTACCGCTACACCCACCACGGCGTGCGTATCGACTGCAGCAGCGACGAAGATACCCTCGGCGGCCACTTCCTGCACCTGCTGCACGGCAAGAAACCGAGCGAGCTGCACGTCAAGGTGATGAACGTCTCGCTGATCCTCTACGCCGAGCACGAATTCAACGCCTCGACCTTCACCGCCCGGGTCTGTGCCTCGACCCTGTCCGACCTGTACTCCTGCGTCACCGCCGCCATCGGCTCGCTGCGCGGCCCGCTGCACGGTGGCGCCAACGAAGCCGCCATGGAGCTGATCGAGCGCTTCCAGAGCCCGCAGGAAGCCACTGTCGAGCTGCTGCGCATGCTTGAGCGCAAGGACAAGATCATGGGCTTCGGTCATGCCATCTACAAAGAGTCCGACCCGCGCAACGAAGTGATCAAGGGCTGGGCGAAGCAGTTGGCCGACGAGGTGGGCGACAAGGTCCTGTACCCGGTCTCCGAAGCCATCGACAAGACCATGTGGGAGCAGAAGCGCCTGTTCCCCAATGCCGACTTCTACCATGCTTCGGCGTACCACTTCATGGGCATCCCGACCAAGCTGTTCACCCCGATCTTCGTCTGCTCGCGCCTGACCGGCTGGGCCGCGCACGTGTTCGAGCAGCGCGCCAACAACCGCATCATCCGCCCGAGTGCCGAGTACGTCGGCGTCGAGCAGCGCCAGTTCGTGCCGATCGAGCAGCGCTGA
- the prpB gene encoding methylisocitrate lyase — translation MTVKSTPGQRFRDAVAAEHPLQVVGTINANHALLAKRAGFKAIYLSGGGVAAGSLGLPDLGISGLDDVLTDVRRITDVCDLPLLVDVDTGFGASAFNVARTVKSMSKFGAAAIHIEDQVGAKRCGHRPNKEIVSQQEMVDRIKAAVDARSDDSFVIMARTDALAVEGLNAALDRAAACIEAGADMIFPEAITELHMYKTFADRVKAPILANITEFGATPLYTTEELASVDVSLVLYPLSAFRAMNKAAENVYTALRRDGTQKNVIDTMQTRMELYDAIGYHAFEQSLDALFAQKKG, via the coding sequence ATGACAGTGAAGAGCACGCCCGGCCAGCGTTTCCGTGACGCGGTCGCCGCCGAACATCCGCTGCAGGTGGTCGGGACCATCAACGCCAACCACGCCCTGCTGGCCAAGCGCGCCGGCTTCAAGGCCATCTACCTCTCCGGTGGTGGTGTCGCCGCCGGCTCCCTGGGGCTGCCGGACCTGGGCATCAGTGGCCTGGACGACGTGCTTACCGACGTGCGGCGCATCACCGATGTGTGCGACCTGCCGCTGCTGGTGGATGTCGACACCGGCTTTGGCGCTTCGGCCTTCAACGTCGCCCGCACTGTCAAGTCGATGAGCAAGTTCGGCGCCGCCGCCATCCATATCGAGGACCAGGTCGGCGCCAAGCGCTGCGGTCACCGCCCGAACAAGGAGATCGTCTCGCAGCAGGAGATGGTCGACCGCATCAAGGCGGCCGTGGATGCACGCAGCGACGACAGCTTCGTGATCATGGCCCGTACCGACGCCCTGGCGGTGGAAGGCCTGAACGCCGCGCTGGATCGCGCCGCCGCCTGCATCGAGGCCGGCGCCGACATGATCTTCCCCGAGGCGATCACCGAGTTGCACATGTACAAGACCTTCGCCGACCGGGTGAAGGCGCCGATCCTGGCCAATATCACCGAGTTCGGCGCCACGCCGCTGTACACCACCGAGGAATTGGCGTCGGTCGACGTGTCGCTGGTGCTCTACCCGCTGTCGGCCTTCCGCGCCATGAACAAGGCGGCAGAGAACGTCTACACCGCGCTGCGCCGCGACGGCACGCAGAAGAACGTGATCGACACCATGCAGACCCGCATGGAGCTCTACGATGCCATCGGCTATCACGCCTTCGAGCAGAGCCTCGATGCGTTGTTCGCCCAGAAAAAAGGTTGA
- a CDS encoding inactive transglutaminase family protein yields the protein MRSLTLHLKVLITILVVLGIAITAYQIFALGIPVTEDETDDLWNIDAKVEFVASAKDPVKVQMFVPPLNRDYVSLNESFISNNYGVSVNRADGNRKVTWSARRASGNQTLYYRLVLTKRYSTEKAKIKGPTFRDSLAVEGPEKIAAEALMAPIRQHSADVETFVSETIKRVNNANDDNAKLLLAGDNSPLKKAQVIDLLLSIAHVPLEKVHTIRLVADTPQSPELWLRSFNGNDWLYFNPETGEQGLPSDRLLWWTGDDNLITVDGGKKATVTFSMNNSEMNAIRLAKLTDENTDADFLEYSLYGLPLQTQQTFMIMVMIPIGVLVILVLRNLIGIQTLGTFTPVLIALAFRETQLGFGIILFTVITALGLSLRSYLEHLKLQMLPRLSVVLTFVVVLIAAISLFSHKLGLERGLSVALFPMVILTMTIERLSITWEERGGGHAMKVAVGTLFAASIAHLLMTVPEAVYFVFTFPAVLLILVGFMLAMGRYRGYRLTELVRFKAFLKKADA from the coding sequence ATGCGCTCTCTTACCCTCCACCTGAAAGTCCTGATCACCATCCTGGTGGTGCTGGGCATCGCGATCACGGCCTACCAGATCTTCGCCCTCGGCATCCCGGTGACCGAGGACGAGACCGATGACCTGTGGAACATCGACGCCAAGGTCGAGTTCGTTGCCAGCGCCAAGGACCCGGTCAAGGTGCAGATGTTCGTGCCCCCGCTGAACCGTGACTACGTGAGCCTCAACGAGAGCTTCATCTCCAACAACTACGGGGTCAGCGTCAACCGCGCCGACGGCAACCGCAAGGTGACCTGGTCGGCCCGTCGCGCCAGCGGCAACCAGACCCTCTACTACCGCCTGGTGCTGACCAAGCGCTACAGCACCGAGAAGGCCAAGATCAAGGGCCCGACCTTCCGCGACAGCCTGGCCGTCGAAGGTCCGGAGAAGATTGCCGCCGAGGCGCTGATGGCACCGATTCGCCAGCATTCGGCTGACGTCGAGACCTTCGTCAGCGAGACCATCAAGCGGGTCAACAACGCCAACGACGACAACGCCAAGCTGCTGCTGGCCGGCGACAACTCGCCGCTGAAGAAAGCCCAGGTCATCGACCTGCTGCTGTCTATCGCCCACGTTCCGCTGGAGAAGGTCCACACCATCCGCCTGGTGGCCGACACCCCGCAGAGCCCTGAGCTGTGGCTGCGCAGCTTCAACGGCAACGACTGGCTGTACTTCAACCCGGAGACCGGCGAACAGGGCCTGCCCAGCGACCGCCTGCTGTGGTGGACCGGCGACGACAACCTGATCACCGTCGATGGCGGCAAGAAGGCCACCGTCACCTTCAGCATGAACAACAGCGAGATGAACGCCATCCGCCTGGCCAAGCTGACCGACGAGAACACCGACGCCGACTTCCTCGAGTACTCACTGTACGGCCTGCCGCTACAGACCCAGCAGACCTTCATGATCATGGTGATGATCCCGATCGGCGTGCTGGTGATCCTGGTGCTGCGCAACCTGATCGGCATCCAGACCCTGGGCACCTTCACCCCGGTACTGATCGCCCTGGCCTTCCGCGAGACGCAACTGGGCTTCGGCATCATCCTGTTCACGGTAATCACCGCCCTGGGCCTGTCGCTGCGCTCGTACCTGGAACACCTCAAGTTGCAGATGCTGCCGCGTCTGTCGGTGGTACTGACCTTCGTCGTGGTGCTGATCGCCGCCATCAGCCTGTTCAGCCACAAGCTGGGCCTGGAGCGCGGGCTGTCGGTGGCGTTGTTCCCGATGGTAATCCTGACCATGACCATCGAACGCCTGTCGATCACCTGGGAAGAGCGTGGCGGCGGCCATGCCATGAAAGTGGCCGTCGGCACACTGTTCGCCGCCTCCATCGCGCACCTGCTGATGACCGTGCCGGAAGCCGTGTACTTCGTCTTCACCTTCCCGGCGGTGCTGCTGATCCTGGTGGGCTTCATGCTGGCGATGGGTCGCTATCGCGGCTACCGCCTGACCGAGCTCGTGCGCTTCAAGGCATTCCTGAAGAAGGCTGACGCCTGA